A genomic region of Prionailurus bengalensis isolate Pbe53 chromosome D1, Fcat_Pben_1.1_paternal_pri, whole genome shotgun sequence contains the following coding sequences:
- the LOC122482659 gene encoding olfactory receptor 6-like, protein MLGKNITLVSEFILVGFPTAPWLQVLLFFLFLVVYLLVIIENLIIMLTVWITGSLHKPMYYFLSSLSFLEVWYVSVTVPKMLDGFLLQKQRISFTGCMTQLYFFISLACTECVLLATMAYDRYVAICHPLQYPVIMTTSYCVQLVAFSYVSGFMVSVIKVYFISHVAFCGSNVMNHFFCDISPILKLACKDMSTAELVDFALAIVILVFPLITTVLSYVYIVSTILRIPSTQGRKKAFSTCASHLTVVIIYYTAMIFMYVRPRAIASFNSNKLISAVYAVLTPMLNPFIYCLRNQEVKNAVKKTMGVGQCLLLS, encoded by the coding sequence ATGCTGGGGAAAAACATCACTCTGGTCAGTGAATTCATCTTGGTGGGCTTCCCCACTGCTCCATGGCTACAAGTcctgctcttcttcctcttccttgtgGTCTACTTGCTGGTGATAATAGAGAATCTTATCATCATGCTCACTGTTTGGATCACTGGCTCCCTCCATAAGCCCATGTACTATTTCCTGAGTAGCTTGTCCTTTCTAGAGGTCTGGTATGTCTCTGTCACAGTCCCCAAGATGCTGGATGGATTCCTTTTGCAGAAACAGCGCATCTCCTTCACAGGTTGCATGACCCAGCTCTACTTCTTTATCTCGCTTGCCTGCACAGAGTGTGTGCTTCTGGCAaccatggcctatgaccgctatgtggccatttGCCACCCTCTCCAATACCCAGTCATTATGACCACAAGTTATTGTGTACAGCTGGTGGCGTTCTCCTATGTAAGTGGTTTCATGGTCTCTGTCATcaaagtttatttcatttcacatGTTGCCTTTTGTGGTTCTAATGTCATGAACCACTTTTTCTGTGATATCTCACCAATCCTTAAGCTGGCTTGCAAAGACATGTCCACAGCTGAGCTAGTGGactttgctttggctattgtcattCTTGTCTTCCCACTCATCACCACTGTCCTTTCCTATGTATACATTGTCTCCACCATTCTGCGGATACCCTCCacccagggaaggaagaaagccttctccacctgtgcATCCCACCTCACTGTGGTCATAATTTATTATACAGCcatgatttttatgtatgttcGGCCCAGAGCTATTGCATCATTTAATTCCAACAAACTAATCTCAGCTGTGTACGCAGTCCTCACACCCATGCTAAATCCCTTCATCTACTGCCTTAGAAACCAGGAAGTAAAAAATGCTGTCAAAAAGACCATGGGGGTTGGGCAGTGCCTCCTGCTTAGCTAA